A single window of Cupriavidus pauculus DNA harbors:
- a CDS encoding Zn-dependent hydrolase has translation MTLFVQPATDLDPDLELAASLFAQLASQSHDGVGITRDSYGDGENAAHAWFAAVAERHGLEVRRDAASNLYLTLPGRDRAAPAVMTGSHLDSVPRGGNFDGAAGVVAGLALLAGWRRAGVTPARDVTVMGIRAEESAWFPVSYAGSKAAFGMLDADALALRRADTGRTLADHMRAAGGDPDAVAQGVSALDAARIDCFVELHIEQGPVLEESGDVLGVVTGICGSQRYRHATIRGQYAHSGATPRSHRQDAVVAAAALVTALQRAWVALEAAGHELTVTVGQCSTDAAQADFSKVSGRVDFSIDMRSRNRDTLDAMDAAVQSICADIIQSSRVSIDLGPVTSSASAAMDPALQAMLTAAAGEAGVPARAMPSGAGHDAALFASRGIPAAMLFVRNAHGSHNPDESMRLDDFAQATRVLAQVLGTRAGVFPLNTILNTCQSV, from the coding sequence ATGACCCTGTTTGTGCAACCCGCTACCGATCTCGATCCCGATCTCGAACTGGCCGCATCCTTGTTCGCGCAACTGGCCAGCCAGAGCCACGATGGCGTGGGCATCACGCGCGACAGCTATGGCGATGGCGAGAATGCCGCGCATGCATGGTTCGCCGCCGTGGCAGAACGTCACGGACTGGAAGTGCGACGCGACGCTGCCAGCAATCTCTACCTGACGCTGCCGGGCCGCGACCGGGCGGCGCCGGCCGTCATGACGGGATCGCACCTCGATTCCGTACCCCGTGGCGGCAACTTCGATGGCGCCGCCGGCGTGGTAGCTGGACTTGCCCTCCTGGCAGGATGGCGCCGCGCAGGCGTGACGCCGGCGCGGGATGTCACCGTCATGGGCATCCGCGCGGAAGAGAGCGCGTGGTTTCCCGTGTCATACGCCGGCAGCAAGGCTGCATTCGGCATGCTCGACGCCGATGCACTGGCACTGCGTCGCGCCGACACGGGGCGGACGCTGGCCGATCACATGCGCGCCGCAGGTGGTGACCCCGATGCGGTGGCGCAAGGCGTGTCCGCGCTCGACGCCGCCCGTATCGACTGCTTTGTCGAGCTCCACATCGAACAGGGGCCAGTGCTCGAAGAAAGCGGCGACGTGCTGGGCGTAGTGACCGGTATCTGCGGCAGCCAGCGCTACCGGCACGCCACGATTCGCGGCCAGTACGCGCATTCCGGCGCCACACCGCGCAGCCATCGGCAAGATGCCGTGGTGGCGGCGGCGGCGCTGGTCACGGCGTTGCAGCGGGCGTGGGTCGCACTGGAAGCCGCCGGCCACGAACTGACCGTGACCGTTGGGCAATGCTCGACCGATGCGGCGCAGGCGGATTTCAGCAAGGTGTCCGGGCGTGTCGATTTCAGCATCGACATGCGGTCGCGCAATCGGGACACGCTCGATGCGATGGACGCGGCAGTGCAATCCATTTGCGCGGACATCATCCAGTCCTCTCGCGTCAGCATCGATCTGGGCCCGGTCACGTCGAGCGCATCGGCCGCGATGGACCCGGCACTGCAAGCCATGCTGACCGCAGCGGCTGGCGAAGCCGGGGTGCCTGCACGGGCCATGCCGAGTGGCGCCGGCCACGATGCGGCGCTGTTCGCCTCGCGAGGCATACCCGCCGCCATGCTGTTCGTCCGCAATGCACACGGCAGCCACAACCCGGACGAGTCGATGCGGCTCGACGATTTCGCGCAGGCCACACGCGTGCTGGCCCAAGTGCTCGGCACGCGCGCCGGCGTTTTTCCTCTCAACACGATATTGAATACATGCCAGTCTGTCTGA
- a CDS encoding ABC transporter ATP-binding protein, whose product MKEPRNHASGAPLLSIRNLSIALPKGGDRPFAVRDIGFDIGAGELVCIVGESGSGKSMSANAIMGLLPTYLKPESGQILFKGRDLLTQDETTLRGMRGKDMAMIFQEPLSALNPLHRVGDQIAEVMRVHGALDPESRRARVLELLEFVGLPDPPTLCQAYPFALSGGQRQRVMIAMALALEPAFLIADEPTTALDVTTQAQILTLIARIQKEKGMGVMFVTHDFGVVAEIADRVIVMEKGCIVEQGPAEQVLNRPVHPYTQRLIGSVPSHRPRNAAAVEPSAGYPVLRVEGLRKTYTTPGGLFQRKRVVEAVKGVSFEIRAGETLGIVGESGSGKSTIGKCLLKLTSNDGGVMAFEGRDIAPLAEHTFRPLRRHIQMIFQDPFASLNPRHTVGRILCDGPMANGVPRAQAEARARELLKLVELEASAFDRYPSQFSGGQRQRIGIARALAMEPRLIVADESVSALDVSVQAQVLKLLADVQKRLGIALIFITHDLRVAAQICDKVLVMHRGSVVEQGTPAEIFEAPQDAYTRRLIDAMPGKAWDPQAVQVADERVSETVEAA is encoded by the coding sequence ATGAAGGAACCCCGCAATCACGCATCCGGCGCACCGCTGCTATCGATCCGCAACCTCAGCATCGCGCTGCCCAAAGGCGGTGACCGGCCCTTTGCCGTACGCGACATCGGCTTCGACATCGGCGCCGGCGAACTCGTCTGCATTGTCGGAGAGTCGGGCTCCGGCAAGTCGATGAGCGCCAACGCCATCATGGGTCTGCTGCCCACGTACCTGAAACCTGAGTCCGGCCAGATACTGTTCAAAGGGCGCGACCTGCTGACGCAGGACGAGACCACGCTGCGCGGCATGCGCGGCAAGGACATGGCGATGATCTTCCAGGAACCGCTCTCTGCGCTCAATCCACTGCATCGCGTGGGCGACCAGATTGCCGAAGTGATGCGCGTGCATGGCGCACTCGATCCGGAATCGCGTCGCGCACGGGTGCTCGAACTGCTCGAATTCGTGGGCCTGCCCGATCCGCCGACGCTCTGCCAGGCGTATCCGTTCGCGCTCTCTGGTGGTCAGCGCCAACGCGTGATGATCGCCATGGCGCTCGCGCTGGAACCGGCATTCCTGATTGCCGACGAGCCGACCACGGCGCTGGACGTGACCACGCAGGCGCAGATCCTGACGCTGATTGCACGTATCCAGAAAGAAAAGGGCATGGGCGTGATGTTCGTCACGCATGACTTTGGCGTGGTCGCAGAGATTGCCGATCGCGTCATCGTGATGGAGAAGGGCTGCATCGTCGAACAGGGACCGGCGGAGCAGGTGCTCAATCGCCCCGTGCATCCCTATACGCAGCGGCTGATCGGCAGCGTGCCCTCGCACCGTCCACGCAATGCCGCTGCCGTGGAGCCGTCGGCCGGCTATCCGGTGCTGCGCGTCGAAGGGCTTCGCAAGACCTACACCACACCGGGCGGGCTGTTCCAGCGCAAGCGCGTGGTAGAGGCGGTCAAGGGCGTCAGCTTCGAGATCCGCGCGGGCGAGACGCTCGGTATCGTCGGCGAATCGGGCTCCGGCAAGTCCACCATCGGCAAGTGCCTGCTGAAGCTGACCAGCAACGACGGCGGCGTGATGGCGTTCGAAGGACGCGATATCGCACCGCTTGCGGAACATACGTTCCGCCCGCTGCGTCGCCATATCCAGATGATCTTCCAGGACCCGTTCGCGTCGCTGAACCCGAGGCACACGGTGGGACGGATTCTATGCGATGGCCCCATGGCCAACGGCGTGCCGCGTGCGCAGGCCGAAGCGCGTGCGCGGGAGCTGCTCAAGCTGGTGGAGCTGGAAGCCAGCGCTTTCGACCGCTATCCAAGCCAGTTCTCGGGCGGACAGCGCCAACGGATCGGCATTGCACGCGCGCTGGCCATGGAGCCGCGCCTGATCGTGGCAGACGAGTCGGTGTCGGCGCTGGACGTATCGGTGCAGGCCCAGGTGCTCAAGCTGCTGGCCGATGTACAGAAACGCCTCGGCATTGCGCTCATCTTCATCACGCACGATCTGCGCGTGGCCGCGCAGATATGCGACAAGGTGCTGGTCATGCATCGCGGCAGTGTGGTGGAACAGGGCACACCCGCCGAGATTTTCGAGGCCCCGCAAGATGCCTATACGCGCCGCCTGATCGATGCAATGCCCGGGAAGGCGTGGGATCCGCAGGCCGTACAGGTTGCCGATGAGCGGGTGTCTGAAACCGTGGAGGCCGCATGA
- a CDS encoding ABC transporter permease has protein sequence MSFLKRFGANRGAAVGLVLLLVVILTAALASTFYEDPPWVMVADPLLAPFHDGAYPLGTDMLGRDIAAGIAYGARVSLMIGVISTLVAVLIGIVVGALAGYYGGRIDDALMRGTEFFQTIPQLAMALVLVAIFKPSLYSIVGAIAIVSWPPVARLVRSEFMTLKEREFVQAAVVIGQSPARIIFTQILPNAASPVIVTASLMTATAILTESALSFLGLGDRNLMSWGFMIGAARTMLREAPWMSLWPGVAIMLTVLAINLIGEGLNDALNPQLRKRGS, from the coding sequence ATGTCTTTCCTGAAACGCTTTGGCGCCAATCGTGGCGCAGCGGTAGGCTTGGTGCTGCTGCTCGTCGTGATCCTGACGGCGGCGCTGGCCTCCACGTTCTATGAAGACCCGCCATGGGTGATGGTGGCGGACCCGCTGCTCGCGCCGTTCCATGACGGTGCCTATCCGCTGGGCACCGATATGCTCGGTCGCGATATCGCTGCGGGCATTGCCTACGGCGCACGCGTCTCGCTGATGATCGGCGTGATCTCGACGCTTGTGGCCGTGCTGATCGGCATCGTGGTCGGCGCGCTGGCCGGTTACTACGGCGGGCGCATCGATGACGCGCTGATGCGTGGCACGGAGTTCTTCCAGACCATCCCGCAACTGGCGATGGCACTGGTGCTCGTGGCGATCTTCAAGCCCTCGCTCTATTCGATTGTTGGAGCCATTGCCATCGTGTCGTGGCCGCCCGTGGCGCGATTGGTTCGCTCCGAATTCATGACACTGAAGGAGCGTGAGTTCGTGCAGGCGGCCGTGGTCATCGGCCAGTCGCCCGCGCGCATCATCTTCACGCAGATCCTGCCCAATGCCGCATCGCCAGTGATCGTCACCGCCTCGCTGATGACCGCCACCGCCATTCTCACGGAATCGGCGTTGTCGTTCCTGGGATTGGGTGACCGCAACCTGATGAGTTGGGGCTTCATGATCGGCGCGGCCCGCACGATGCTGCGTGAGGCGCCGTGGATGAGCCTGTGGCCCGGTGTGGCCATCATGCTGACAGTGCTCGCGATCAACCTGATTGGCGAGGGGCTCAATGACGCGCTCAATCCGCAACTGCGCAAACGAGGGAGCTGA
- a CDS encoding ABC transporter permease: MEKTLSILIARLGKALFVVLGVVIINFMLVRMAPGDPAAVLAGESGSSDPAYVEELRKEFGLDQPIPVQLGRYLWGVAHLDLGYSYRERLPVLDLILDRLPATLLLMSCAFVFAISFGVLFGVIASRARYAGRRTWLDSVLMTGSLLIYATPQFWLALLAILFFSLHLGWLPPYGMEQVGGNLTGWARISDIAHHLVLPTVSLGCFFMAVYARLTRASMLEVLGMDFIKTARAKGVPLGETIRRHALRNALLPVVTFAGIQLGQMAGGAVLTETVFGWPGIGRLMFDALIQRDYQLLLGVFLVTSTMVVVFNLLTDLVYRLIDPRIGRT; encoded by the coding sequence ATGGAAAAGACACTCTCCATCCTGATCGCCAGGCTCGGCAAGGCGTTGTTCGTCGTGCTCGGCGTGGTCATCATCAATTTCATGCTCGTACGCATGGCACCCGGCGATCCGGCCGCGGTGCTGGCCGGCGAATCCGGTTCGTCCGACCCGGCCTATGTGGAAGAACTGCGCAAGGAATTCGGACTCGATCAACCGATTCCCGTACAGCTGGGTCGCTACCTGTGGGGCGTGGCGCATCTCGATCTCGGGTACTCGTACCGGGAGCGCCTGCCGGTGCTCGACCTGATCCTCGATCGTCTGCCCGCCACGCTGTTGCTGATGTCCTGTGCATTCGTGTTCGCGATTTCGTTCGGCGTGTTGTTTGGCGTGATCGCATCGCGTGCCCGGTATGCGGGGCGACGGACATGGCTCGATAGCGTGTTGATGACAGGATCGCTGCTGATCTATGCCACACCGCAGTTCTGGCTCGCGCTGCTCGCCATCCTGTTCTTCTCGCTGCATCTGGGCTGGCTGCCGCCGTATGGCATGGAGCAGGTAGGCGGCAACCTGACGGGCTGGGCGCGCATCAGTGACATCGCCCACCATCTGGTGCTGCCGACGGTCTCGCTTGGCTGCTTCTTCATGGCCGTGTACGCCCGGCTGACCCGTGCATCGATGCTGGAAGTCCTGGGCATGGATTTCATCAAGACGGCGCGCGCCAAGGGTGTGCCGCTGGGCGAGACCATCCGTCGCCACGCCTTGCGCAATGCACTGCTGCCGGTGGTGACATTCGCCGGCATCCAGCTTGGCCAGATGGCAGGCGGTGCGGTGCTCACCGAAACCGTGTTCGGCTGGCCCGGCATCGGCCGCCTGATGTTCGATGCCCTGATCCAGCGCGACTATCAGTTGCTGCTGGGCGTGTTCCTGGTCACCTCGACCATGGTTGTCGTGTTCAACCTGCTGACCGATCTGGTGTATCGCCTGATCGATCCCCGCATCGGGCGAACCTGA
- a CDS encoding ABC transporter substrate-binding protein: protein MSTKLPLPTSRLLKIAACAMVLTVGLATGVHAQTRGGTLRAIAQPEPPTLMLGLNQQTPTQYVAGKIYESLLTWSPDMKPQPGLARSWTISPDGKTYTFELQQGVKWHDGKPFSSDDVVFSVDKFLRTVHPRARVVIDQFVQSVKAQGPNKVVITLKEPFAPFLKSFVSDNMPMVPKHIYDGTDYAKNPANQTPVGTGPFMFKEWKKGAYIVLTRNPNYWQKGKPYLDEIVFNVIPDAASRAVAFERGDVQVVSAGDVDNVEIKRLRALPNVEYTTKGWEMFSKLAYIQMNQRKAPFNNVKVRQAIMEAINRKFVVNSIFFGLGKVATGPISSTTPFYDANVPAYGFDIKKARALIKESGVDPSKTTIRILSYPYGATWDRLGEYTRQCLEQLGFKVEIESADAGTWAKRVSDFDFDLTFSFTSQYGDPALGVSRLYLARNQVKGSAFVNNQGYVNPGMDALWDKAAAATSDTERQQIYSNIQKTLVQEVANGYLFEMELPTLYSAKVHNLVQTAIGLNDTFADVYLSK, encoded by the coding sequence ATGTCCACGAAGCTGCCCCTGCCCACTTCCCGCCTGCTCAAGATCGCCGCATGCGCAATGGTCCTGACCGTTGGCCTGGCCACCGGCGTCCATGCCCAGACGCGTGGTGGCACGCTGCGCGCCATCGCGCAACCCGAACCGCCTACTCTCATGCTGGGCCTGAACCAGCAGACCCCCACGCAGTACGTGGCCGGCAAGATCTACGAGAGCCTGCTGACGTGGTCCCCCGACATGAAGCCGCAACCGGGCCTGGCCAGGTCGTGGACGATTTCGCCGGACGGCAAGACCTATACGTTCGAACTGCAGCAGGGCGTGAAGTGGCATGACGGCAAGCCCTTTTCGTCGGATGACGTCGTGTTCTCGGTCGACAAATTCCTGCGCACGGTGCATCCGCGCGCCCGCGTGGTGATCGACCAGTTCGTGCAGTCGGTCAAGGCACAGGGACCGAACAAGGTGGTCATCACGCTCAAGGAGCCGTTCGCGCCGTTCCTGAAATCGTTCGTCAGCGACAACATGCCGATGGTGCCCAAGCACATCTATGACGGCACCGACTATGCGAAGAACCCGGCCAATCAGACGCCGGTAGGTACGGGCCCGTTCATGTTCAAGGAATGGAAGAAGGGCGCCTATATCGTCCTGACCCGCAACCCGAACTACTGGCAGAAAGGCAAACCGTACCTGGACGAGATTGTCTTCAACGTGATCCCGGATGCAGCGTCGCGTGCCGTGGCGTTCGAGCGCGGCGACGTGCAGGTGGTGAGCGCAGGCGACGTGGACAACGTGGAAATCAAACGGCTGCGCGCACTGCCCAACGTGGAGTACACCACCAAGGGCTGGGAGATGTTCTCCAAGCTGGCATACATCCAGATGAACCAGCGCAAGGCACCGTTCAACAACGTGAAGGTGCGCCAGGCCATCATGGAGGCGATCAACCGCAAGTTCGTGGTGAACAGCATCTTCTTCGGTCTGGGCAAGGTGGCGACTGGACCGATCTCGTCCACCACGCCGTTCTACGACGCCAACGTGCCGGCCTATGGTTTCGACATCAAGAAGGCACGCGCGCTGATCAAGGAGTCTGGCGTAGACCCGTCGAAGACCACCATCCGCATCCTCTCGTATCCGTATGGCGCCACGTGGGACCGCCTTGGCGAATACACGCGCCAGTGCCTGGAGCAGCTTGGCTTCAAGGTGGAGATCGAATCGGCCGACGCAGGCACATGGGCCAAGCGCGTATCGGATTTCGACTTCGACCTGACGTTCAGCTTCACGTCGCAGTATGGCGACCCGGCGCTGGGCGTGTCGCGGCTCTATCTCGCGCGCAACCAGGTGAAAGGGTCGGCGTTCGTGAATAACCAGGGCTATGTGAACCCGGGTATGGATGCACTGTGGGACAAGGCCGCAGCGGCGACGTCGGACACCGAGCGCCAGCAGATCTACTCGAACATCCAGAAAACGCTGGTCCAGGAAGTGGCCAACGGCTACCTGTTCGAGATGGAGCTTCCCACGCTCTATAGCGCCAAGGTGCATAACCTGGTGCAGACGGCCATCGGCCTGAACGACACGTTCGCCGACGTCTATCTCAGCAAGTAA
- a CDS encoding LamB/YcsF family protein has translation MPTLDINCDMGESFGAWRMGDDEAILRHVTSANIACGFHAGDPDVMLATVRVAARAGVAVGAHPGLPDLQGFGRRVMAMNAAEIYALTVYQVGAMLGVTRAVGVPLHHVKTHGALYNMTARDATLATAVADAVRAVTPDALIYVANANMAAAARAAGLRVANEVYADRSYQDDATLTPRTMPHAMIEDVGASIAQVRRMVLDGSVRALSGKSVPIVADTLCIHGDQPGAVLFAERIRSALSADGVAVQPL, from the coding sequence ATGCCGACTCTCGATATCAACTGTGACATGGGCGAAAGCTTTGGCGCCTGGCGCATGGGTGACGACGAAGCCATCCTGCGTCACGTGACCTCCGCGAACATTGCATGCGGCTTCCATGCCGGAGACCCCGATGTGATGCTCGCCACCGTTCGCGTAGCCGCCCGCGCCGGCGTAGCCGTCGGCGCCCATCCGGGCCTGCCCGACCTGCAGGGCTTCGGCCGCCGCGTGATGGCAATGAACGCTGCCGAAATCTATGCGCTGACGGTGTACCAGGTTGGCGCCATGCTCGGTGTGACGCGCGCCGTGGGTGTGCCGCTGCACCACGTCAAGACACACGGCGCGCTCTACAACATGACGGCGCGCGACGCGACACTTGCCACGGCGGTCGCCGATGCCGTGCGTGCCGTGACCCCCGATGCGCTGATCTATGTGGCCAATGCCAATATGGCCGCCGCTGCGCGTGCCGCAGGACTGCGCGTGGCGAACGAGGTCTACGCCGACCGCTCGTACCAGGACGACGCCACCCTGACGCCGCGCACGATGCCGCACGCGATGATCGAGGACGTCGGCGCGTCCATCGCCCAGGTGCGCCGCATGGTGCTCGACGGCAGCGTGCGCGCCTTGTCCGGCAAGTCGGTGCCCATCGTGGCCGACACGCTATGCATCCATGGCGATCAGCCCGGCGCTGTCCTGTTTGCCGAACGTATCCGCAGTGCACTGTCCGCCGATGGCGTTGCCGTGCAGCCGCTCTGA
- a CDS encoding biotin-dependent carboxyltransferase family protein, which yields MNVMRVDRPGMLSVLQDSGRYGFQRFGVPVNGAMDEWSCRLANALVGNADDAAALEINVAGPAIRFAQDTLISVTGADIAVTVAGMPLPMHCAVMVRHDVPVVFAHCRRGARAYLAVRGGFAPETALGSRSTNLRARFGGMEGRALRAGDRVAVASLHREMLPLARMMVQSAMPFVAAARPDGAVAPPTCDALRFLPGPQWERFTPAARSTFEQQGFSVSSQSDRMGFRLEGPSLALSAPLEIVSEAVTFGTVQVPPGGSPIVLMADRQSVGGYPKIAYIISADLPSLAQVMPGAELRFRAVTAETAQRELLAMEDRHAAVAVESARLLGLPHR from the coding sequence ATGAACGTGATGCGAGTGGATCGGCCCGGCATGCTGTCCGTGCTGCAGGACAGTGGCCGTTACGGCTTTCAGCGTTTTGGCGTGCCGGTCAATGGCGCGATGGACGAATGGTCGTGCAGGCTGGCCAATGCGCTGGTAGGCAATGCCGACGACGCGGCCGCACTGGAGATCAACGTTGCGGGCCCGGCGATTCGCTTCGCACAGGACACGTTGATCAGCGTGACCGGCGCGGATATTGCCGTGACGGTGGCCGGCATGCCATTGCCAATGCATTGCGCGGTGATGGTGCGCCACGACGTGCCGGTTGTCTTTGCTCATTGCCGCCGTGGCGCCAGGGCTTATCTCGCTGTGCGTGGTGGATTTGCGCCGGAGACGGCGCTGGGAAGCCGAAGCACGAATCTGCGCGCCCGGTTCGGCGGCATGGAAGGGCGCGCGCTGCGTGCCGGAGACCGTGTCGCAGTGGCCTCGCTGCACCGAGAGATGTTGCCGCTGGCCCGAATGATGGTGCAGAGCGCCATGCCGTTCGTGGCCGCTGCACGTCCCGATGGTGCCGTGGCGCCCCCAACGTGCGATGCGCTGCGCTTCCTGCCAGGCCCGCAATGGGAGCGCTTCACGCCCGCGGCCCGCAGTACATTCGAGCAACAGGGATTCTCGGTGTCCAGCCAGTCGGATCGCATGGGCTTTCGGCTGGAGGGTCCTTCGCTGGCGCTGAGCGCGCCGTTGGAGATAGTGTCCGAAGCCGTGACGTTCGGCACTGTGCAGGTGCCACCCGGCGGCTCGCCCATCGTGCTGATGGCCGACCGTCAGAGCGTGGGAGGCTATCCCAAGATTGCCTACATCATCAGCGCGGACCTGCCGTCGCTGGCCCAGGTCATGCCCGGCGCCGAACTGCGATTCCGTGCCGTGACGGCCGAGACCGCGCAGCGTGAACTGCTTGCCATGGAAGATCGCCATGCCGCCGTTGCCGTCGAGTCGGCGCGTCTGCTCGGTCTTCCCCACCGATAA
- the pxpB gene encoding 5-oxoprolinase subunit PxpB, with amino-acid sequence MAIAQPEPDVLALTDWRIEPVGDRCLQIRLGDRVSVSVSQTVHAVTEWLLRQGWHEVLDVVPAFTTVAVHFRPERFARDKGPAFAQLSARIRDVLVEGVPAVVHAGREVEIPACYGGEYGPDLDDVARACDIEPAEVIRLHAATPLVLYTFFFSPGNPFAGPLHPRLNVPRRTTPRTLVPAGSVAIANGISSIYQNASPGGWNVIARTPWNLFHVDRQPPTRLQLGDRLRFVPISPAEFDAMLEPRP; translated from the coding sequence ATGGCTATCGCGCAACCGGAGCCGGACGTGCTCGCACTGACCGATTGGCGCATCGAGCCCGTGGGCGATCGCTGCCTGCAGATTCGGCTTGGCGATCGCGTCAGCGTATCGGTCAGCCAGACCGTGCACGCCGTGACCGAGTGGCTACTGCGGCAGGGTTGGCACGAGGTGCTCGACGTGGTGCCGGCGTTCACGACGGTGGCCGTGCATTTTCGTCCGGAACGGTTTGCGCGCGACAAGGGGCCAGCCTTTGCGCAACTTTCCGCGCGCATTCGCGATGTACTGGTGGAAGGCGTGCCTGCCGTGGTGCATGCCGGGCGCGAAGTCGAGATTCCCGCGTGCTACGGCGGCGAATATGGTCCCGATCTCGATGACGTGGCGCGTGCCTGCGATATCGAGCCCGCCGAAGTGATTCGCCTGCACGCGGCCACGCCGCTGGTGCTCTACACCTTCTTCTTCTCGCCGGGCAATCCGTTTGCCGGGCCATTGCACCCGCGCCTGAACGTGCCGCGCCGCACCACGCCGCGCACGCTGGTGCCGGCGGGTTCGGTGGCCATTGCCAATGGCATCTCGTCGATCTATCAGAACGCATCGCCGGGTGGCTGGAACGTGATCGCGCGCACCCCGTGGAACCTCTTCCACGTCGATCGCCAGCCGCCCACCCGCCTGCAACTGGGCGACCGGCTGCGATTCGTGCCGATCTCCCCGGCCGAGTTCGACGCCATGCTGGAGCCGCGGCCATGA
- a CDS encoding pyridoxal phosphate-dependent aminotransferase, with translation MSEAARRLADAGKPVISLSEGELDFDTPAHIQLAAIQAMTAGATRYTSVAGTPQLKAAIARKLVRDSGLHYDDAEIIAGTGAKQMLFNALLATLEAGDEVIVTAPYWVSYSDMVHIAGGTPVLVTSTPADDFKLTPAALRAALTPRTRWLMLNSPCNPSGALYSADELRALADALHAYPDVLVLSDEIYEEIVFDGEFVSFAQAAPAMRERTLTVNGVSKAYAMTGWRLGYAAGPAWLIKAMALLQSQSTSNPSAISQAGAVAALDGPQDFLDAWRARLRVRRDTALSILADAAPVLTMRRPPAAFYLYADCSAAIGMRTPDGSRIDTDTDFAMYLLHAANVAVVPGSAFGLAPYVRLAYALADDRLRTACERIVMACAALERA, from the coding sequence ATGTCCGAAGCCGCCAGGCGGCTTGCCGACGCGGGCAAGCCGGTCATCAGTTTGTCCGAGGGCGAACTGGATTTCGACACGCCCGCGCATATCCAGCTGGCTGCCATCCAGGCGATGACGGCGGGCGCCACGCGGTACACGAGCGTTGCCGGCACGCCCCAACTTAAGGCAGCCATTGCACGAAAACTGGTACGCGACAGTGGCTTGCACTACGACGATGCAGAAATCATCGCCGGGACGGGCGCCAAGCAGATGCTGTTCAATGCGCTGCTGGCCACGTTGGAAGCGGGTGACGAAGTCATCGTCACGGCGCCTTACTGGGTGTCGTACAGCGACATGGTGCACATCGCAGGCGGCACGCCGGTGCTGGTGACATCGACACCTGCCGATGACTTCAAGCTCACGCCGGCAGCGTTGCGCGCGGCGCTGACGCCACGCACGCGCTGGCTCATGCTCAATTCGCCGTGCAATCCATCGGGCGCCCTGTATTCGGCCGACGAACTGCGTGCGCTGGCGGACGCGTTGCACGCCTATCCCGATGTACTGGTGCTTTCGGACGAGATCTATGAAGAGATCGTCTTCGATGGCGAGTTTGTGTCGTTCGCGCAGGCAGCGCCCGCAATGCGGGAGCGCACGCTGACCGTGAACGGCGTATCGAAGGCCTATGCGATGACCGGCTGGCGCCTGGGGTATGCGGCGGGGCCGGCCTGGCTCATCAAGGCGATGGCGTTGCTGCAATCCCAGAGCACCAGCAATCCCAGTGCCATCAGCCAGGCGGGTGCTGTCGCCGCGCTCGATGGACCGCAGGATTTCCTGGATGCGTGGCGCGCCCGACTGCGCGTGCGGCGGGACACGGCGCTGTCGATCCTGGCCGACGCCGCACCGGTGCTGACCATGCGTCGGCCGCCCGCCGCCTTCTATCTCTATGCAGATTGCAGCGCGGCCATCGGCATGCGTACGCCGGACGGCAGCCGCATCGACACCGATACCGATTTCGCGATGTACCTGTTGCATGCCGCGAACGTGGCAGTGGTGCCGGGTTCCGCATTCGGGCTCGCGCCTTATGTGCGTCTGGCCTATGCGCTGGCCGATGACCGCCTGCGTACGGCGTGCGAGCGCATCGTGATGGCTTGCGCGGCGCTGGAGCGCGCGTGA
- a CDS encoding GntR family transcriptional regulator, which produces METEPDTGPLPDELPKERALGNQAYEAVLDLLVSGGLHPGDPIQERALATQLGFSRTPLREALHRLEGERLLERGANGRLFVRQVTVQEILEALHVRRLLEPDAAARAAGQVPRAVLERLRARVQELLACNEPGNPEHQVLDADLHGVICNYCDNEMLAGIIGEVRRKTRMFSLKRLDRRLAPVCHEHLAMIDALERGDSEEAARQTAEHIDNIRASILEKLARW; this is translated from the coding sequence ATGGAGACCGAGCCGGACACCGGGCCGTTGCCGGACGAGCTTCCCAAGGAGCGTGCGCTTGGGAACCAGGCCTATGAGGCGGTGCTCGACTTGCTGGTATCGGGTGGGTTGCATCCGGGCGACCCCATTCAGGAGCGCGCCCTCGCCACACAACTGGGATTCTCGCGCACGCCATTGCGTGAAGCCCTGCACCGTCTTGAAGGCGAGCGGTTGCTGGAGCGCGGCGCAAACGGCCGCCTGTTCGTGCGACAGGTCACCGTGCAGGAAATCCTCGAAGCCCTGCACGTACGCCGGCTATTGGAACCCGATGCGGCCGCCCGCGCCGCCGGACAGGTGCCGCGCGCCGTACTGGAACGGCTCCGTGCACGCGTGCAGGAACTGCTCGCATGCAACGAACCGGGTAACCCTGAGCATCAGGTGCTGGACGCGGACCTCCACGGCGTGATCTGCAACTACTGCGATAACGAGATGCTGGCCGGGATCATCGGCGAGGTCCGCCGAAAGACACGCATGTTTTCGCTCAAGCGCCTGGACCGGCGACTCGCGCCCGTTTGCCACGAACACCTGGCGATGATCGATGCACTGGAGCGTGGCGACAGCGAAGAGGCCGCACGCCAGACCGCCGAGCACATCGACAATATTCGTGCATCGATTCTGGAGAAGCTGGCGAGGTGGTAG